One part of the Eucalyptus grandis isolate ANBG69807.140 chromosome 10, ASM1654582v1, whole genome shotgun sequence genome encodes these proteins:
- the LOC104439374 gene encoding UPF0481 protein At3g47200: MSQIVKEVAVTIERKMDNLTTGSIECCIYRVPEKLRRANAEAYTPQVISIGPFHREKTAIQLMATKLRYLKGFLHRSKADLPACIRIISELEDRIRQWYQENLTQASKELVEMILVDAVFVVELFIRSRYLEHRDEDDEIFSKQWISNAVFHDLLLLENQVPFFVLEILYNLTALSNTVTFFKLSYEYFKDVLEGQELASTSFQMKHLVDYVRALQLPSFPRGGRYKHGKKFELTRSAKELHEAGVEFKPGKANFSLPDVHFKVETLMMRHVVVHEWTEAWFRNMIAYEQCHLVQKYITSYAILMDSLIDTPEDIDILVSCGILENRLGSKEDVASLFNSLYKETIRDSSEFLYSDLCQKLNEYSRHPWNQWKAAWYRWKVILYREYFSNPWSAFSVVAAAVLLVLTLLQTACSLMDVYAGDPGRLFRWHK; encoded by the coding sequence ATGAGTCAGATCGTCAAGGAAGTTGCGGTAACCATAGAGAGGAAGATGGACAACTTGACTACCGGATCCATCGAGTGTTGCATATATCGAGTGCCTGAGAAGTTGCGCAGAGCAAATGCGGAGGCCTACACCCCTCAAGTTATCTCCATCGGGCCATTCCACCGTGAAAAGACAGCAATTCAGTTGATGGCGACCAAACTGAGGTACTTGAAAGGCTTCCTCCACCGCAGCAAGGCTGACCTCCCAGCTTGTATCAGAATCATCAGCGAATTGGAAGACCGCATTCGGCAATGGTACCAAGAAAATCTCACCCAAGCCAGCAAGGAGCTCGTGGAAATGATCTTAGTGGACGCAGTTTTTGTAGTTGAGCTATTCATAAGAAGCCGCTACCTCGAGCACCGAGACGAGGACGACGAAATATTCAGCAAGCAGTGGATAAGCAACGCCGTATTCCACGACCTCCTGCTCCTGGAAAATCAAGTCCCATTCTTTGTCCTCGAGATTCTCTATAATCTCACCGCATTGAGTAACACTGTCACGTTCTTCAAGCTTAGCTACGAGTACTTCAAAGACGTCCTGGAGGGGCAAGAGCTTGCAAGCACGAGCTTTCAGATGAAGCACCTGGTGGACTACGTGCGAGCCCTGCAACTGCCCTCGTTCCCACGGGGTGGGAGGTACAAACATGGCAAGAAATTCGAGCTGACTCGGAGTGCAAAGGAGCTGCATGAGGCCGGTGTTGAGTTCAAACCAGGCAAGGCAAACTTCTCCCTGCCCGATGTCCACTTCAAGGTTGAGACCCTCATGATGCGGCACGTGGTTGTGCACGAGTGGACCGAGGCGTGGTTCAGGAACATGATTGCGTACGAGCAGTGCCACCTCGTGCAAAAGTACATCACCAGCTACGCCATTCTCATGGACAGCCTCATCGACACGCCCGAAGACATCGACATTCTAGTCAGCTGCGGAATTTTGGAAAATCGGCTCGGTAGCAAGGAAGACGTGGCCAGTCTCTTCAACAGCTTGTACAAGGAGACCATAAGGGACTCCAGCGAGTTCCTCTACTCAGACCTGTGTCAGAAACTGAATGAGTACAGCAGGCACCCGTGGAACCAGTGGAAGGCCGCCTGGTACCGGTGGAAGGTCATCCTCTACCGAGAGTACTTCAGCAACCCGTGGTCCGCGTTCTCCGTGGTTGCCGCTGCGGTGCTGCTCGTGCTCACCTTGTTGCAAACTGCGTGTTCCTTGATGGATGTTTACGCGGGCGACCCAGGGCGATTGTTCCGTTGGCACAAGTAA